A genomic segment from Candidatus Poribacteria bacterium encodes:
- a CDS encoding right-handed parallel beta-helix repeat-containing protein, with protein MKRNIILTLIMAAFMIGAWEGETTRAAIYYVSPSGNDTTGDGSSDNPWRTIQHAINQASSGDVIRVMGDGDDNTNDYSENVTVNKSLTIEAYSSTPQIVAANSDTDVIKVTADNVTIKGLEVHGATGSYNAGIYVLYDNFILQDNYSHDNYFGIYISGSHGQAYRNSCDENSNDGIYLDYSSHNRISSNCCSENGGNGITFYRSDDNFLIQNSCYGNTGRGIELIGSDGNLLAGNDLSENKDDGIRLTTFFDDGSDNNILVRNRCNQNGYENWDEFILQGSGIRIEDSSNNLVYLNMFSDNVLGEISLSGGSGNIFHSPTKLDYYYNNSSSDFKNFLGNYDSGSTGSDSNGDGIEDSSNDLGDVTDNYPLVKEPKYYALSQNWWLGNPVMYRDDMLQEIKTEALNGGGSLVWVADERTPSGVNFAAGDSAQGTSWTGQIAFTSAPANGNTFKVEIGYADPDGSNFTPGGPEVTLTGDGSKFLFPFTASAVAFSVPAGKNLALRLTNQSGSNYTVRVGGAWSYCSTSLNSQWYPGGDNITVYYVSPNGSDVSGLGTQAEPFRTIGRALAAASDGETIKVMDDDDSSTDDYVENLTVDKSVTIEAEDNDGTAPQVRSASFDKSVFTLKKSNVTIRGLDIYGATDEEKAGIYFDEDLISEITLQNNRCGWDASHQNYKGIYGYSSQGGNFSISNNTCSYNLDDGITIVGDNSTVTNNTTTYNGDDGIYVSGDNGAITNNTSTDNSGAGIYIHSSDNVNINGNTCNDNVWGIYLSYSDNNTVASNTCNNNQKVGICLSRSNDNVLSDNTCNSAKYDGIYISRGERNFISKNTCNLNKEAGIYLYNSRFTIVVKNTLSNNQNAEIYLSASDYNSIAWNTCSGAGGASQYGIYLTTSSNQNRIYFNQISDHTEANVKIVSSSDNTFYSPTKLGYNYNGSTVTSKNFMGNYYSDYTGGDTNGDGIGDSQYAGAGMTDPYPLKGTPDKYNLQVWWLTNPKMYRADMSHAPGTLTINGNSSQVWVADQAAPQEIKFEAGDPDANTSWTGRLSLTSTSYNLTIQIGYADSDGSNFSAVGPSTTVSTSSGSEDVLFTMPALSFTVPKGKYLALKITNNSSGGETIKLGGERSYCSAPQGSQDYSLPVTFSTVTAEVEDGKVLLRWTTASEVGNLGFNVWRGADRKGPFTKLNARLIKGSGDNPFPKEYSFTDEEVQSRRTYFYYIESVDIAGVKQRSQIIEVTVLPPPKETLLLQNYPNPFNPETWIPFQLSKDSSVVIRIYDLRGRLVRKLDLGL; from the coding sequence ATGAAGAGGAACATAATTCTCACTCTGATCATGGCTGCCTTTATGATAGGCGCTTGGGAAGGAGAAACAACCCGGGCTGCGATCTACTATGTCAGCCCTTCAGGGAATGATACCACAGGCGACGGCTCTTCAGATAACCCATGGAGAACCATACAGCACGCTATCAATCAGGCATCTAGCGGTGATGTGATCAGAGTGATGGGCGATGGAGACGATAATACCAATGACTACAGTGAGAACGTCACAGTGAATAAAAGCCTTACGATAGAGGCCTATAGCTCCACACCTCAGATCGTAGCCGCCAATTCAGATACCGATGTTATCAAGGTTACTGCGGACAACGTCACTATCAAGGGGCTGGAGGTCCATGGCGCTACAGGGTCTTACAATGCGGGGATTTATGTCCTCTACGATAATTTTATACTTCAGGATAACTACAGTCACGATAATTACTTTGGAATTTACATCAGCGGTTCCCATGGCCAGGCTTATAGGAATTCCTGCGATGAAAACTCGAATGATGGAATCTATCTGGACTACAGTTCCCATAATCGGATTTCGAGCAACTGCTGTAGTGAAAATGGAGGGAACGGGATAACCTTTTACAGATCTGACGACAACTTCCTCATCCAAAATAGCTGCTACGGAAACACCGGGAGAGGTATCGAGCTGATAGGGTCCGATGGTAACCTCCTCGCAGGAAACGATCTCTCTGAGAACAAGGATGACGGGATTCGGCTTACCACCTTCTTCGATGACGGATCGGATAATAACATTTTGGTTCGTAACAGATGTAACCAAAACGGTTATGAGAATTGGGACGAGTTCATACTTCAAGGCTCCGGCATTAGGATCGAGGATTCCAGTAACAATCTCGTCTATCTGAACATGTTCTCCGACAACGTGCTCGGAGAGATCAGCCTCAGCGGGGGCTCTGGGAACATCTTTCACTCCCCGACCAAGCTGGATTATTACTACAATAACTCGAGTTCTGATTTCAAAAACTTCCTAGGGAATTATGATTCCGGTTCTACCGGTTCGGATAGCAACGGCGATGGGATCGAAGATAGCTCAAACGATTTAGGAGATGTCACCGATAACTATCCACTCGTGAAAGAGCCTAAATATTACGCTCTGTCGCAAAATTGGTGGCTTGGGAATCCGGTCATGTATCGGGATGATATGCTTCAGGAGATCAAGACGGAGGCTTTAAACGGCGGTGGTTCCCTCGTCTGGGTGGCGGATGAGCGAACCCCTTCAGGTGTGAACTTCGCCGCAGGGGACTCGGCTCAGGGCACAAGCTGGACGGGTCAGATCGCCTTCACCTCAGCCCCTGCAAACGGTAATACCTTCAAAGTGGAGATAGGCTATGCCGACCCTGATGGATCGAACTTCACCCCAGGTGGACCGGAGGTTACTTTAACCGGGGATGGGAGTAAATTTCTCTTCCCGTTCACTGCGAGCGCTGTAGCCTTCAGCGTGCCAGCGGGTAAGAATCTAGCCCTCCGCCTGACAAACCAGAGTGGGTCAAACTATACCGTCCGGGTCGGAGGCGCCTGGAGCTACTGCTCCACATCTTTGAACAGCCAGTGGTACCCCGGAGGTGACAACATCACGGTTTACTACGTCAGCCCAAACGGCAGCGATGTCAGCGGTTTAGGGACACAAGCGGAGCCTTTCCGTACGATCGGCAGGGCTTTAGCGGCGGCCTCTGATGGGGAGACGATCAAAGTGATGGACGACGACGACTCTTCTACAGATGACTATGTGGAGAACCTAACTGTCGATAAAAGCGTCACCATCGAAGCTGAGGATAATGACGGGACAGCTCCCCAGGTGAGATCCGCTTCTTTCGATAAAAGCGTGTTCACCTTGAAAAAGAGCAATGTGACAATCCGAGGGCTTGATATCTACGGCGCAACGGATGAGGAAAAAGCCGGAATCTATTTCGACGAGGACTTGATATCGGAGATTACACTCCAAAACAACCGGTGCGGCTGGGATGCCAGCCACCAAAACTATAAGGGGATCTACGGATATTCGTCTCAAGGGGGAAACTTCTCGATCTCAAATAATACGTGTAGCTATAACCTTGACGATGGTATAACGATAGTGGGAGATAATAGCACTGTTACGAACAACACTACCACATATAACGGCGATGACGGCATATACGTCAGCGGTGATAACGGAGCGATTACGAACAATACCTCCACCGATAATAGCGGCGCCGGTATATATATCCACAGCAGCGATAATGTTAATATCAACGGCAATACCTGCAACGATAACGTCTGGGGGATATATCTGAGCTATTCGGATAACAACACCGTTGCTAGCAACACCTGTAATAACAACCAGAAGGTGGGTATTTGCCTCTCAAGGTCTAATGACAACGTTTTATCAGATAACACCTGTAACTCCGCCAAATATGACGGGATTTACATCTCAAGAGGTGAGAGGAATTTCATCTCCAAGAACACATGCAACCTCAACAAAGAGGCGGGGATATACCTGTACAATAGTAGATTTACAATCGTTGTGAAGAACACGTTAAGTAACAACCAAAACGCTGAGATCTATCTGAGCGCCAGCGATTACAATTCCATCGCTTGGAACACCTGTTCAGGAGCAGGAGGAGCTTCACAATATGGAATTTACCTCACGACCTCGTCGAATCAGAACAGGATCTATTTCAATCAGATATCCGATCACACCGAGGCCAACGTGAAGATTGTCTCATCGAGTGACAATACGTTCTACTCGCCGACGAAGCTGGGCTACAACTACAACGGATCGACGGTCACCTCCAAAAACTTCATGGGGAACTACTATAGTGACTATACGGGAGGCGATACGAACGGGGATGGAATCGGCGACAGTCAGTACGCCGGTGCGGGGATGACCGACCCATATCCATTGAAGGGAACTCCTGATAAATACAACCTCCAGGTTTGGTGGCTGACGAACCCCAAGATGTATCGAGCTGATATGTCACATGCTCCGGGCACCCTGACCATAAACGGAAACTCCTCCCAGGTGTGGGTTGCCGATCAGGCCGCTCCTCAGGAGATCAAATTTGAAGCGGGAGATCCTGACGCCAATACGTCCTGGACGGGGCGGTTGAGCTTGACCTCTACCTCCTATAACCTGACCATTCAGATCGGATATGCCGATTCGGATGGATCGAACTTCTCAGCGGTCGGCCCCAGTACGACGGTCAGCACCTCTTCGGGCAGTGAGGACGTTCTCTTCACCATGCCCGCTCTCTCCTTCACCGTGCCAAAAGGGAAATACCTGGCCCTGAAAATCACGAACAACAGCTCCGGTGGTGAGACGATCAAGCTCGGGGGTGAGAGGAGCTACTGTTCAGCTCCCCAGGGTAGCCAGGATTATTCCCTGCCCGTAACCTTCTCCACCGTCACGGCCGAGGTTGAAGACGGAAAGGTGCTGCTCAGATGGACAACCGCAAGTGAAGTTGGAAACCTGGGATTTAACGTCTGGCGAGGTGCAGATAGGAAAGGCCCGTTTACGAAACTGAACGCCAGACTTATCAAGGGATCAGGAGATAATCCCTTCCCAAAGGAATATTCCTTCACGGACGAGGAGGTCCAAAGTAGGAGGACGTATTTTTATTACATCGAAAGCGTGGATATCGCGGGGGTTAAGCAGAGATCCCAGATAATTGAAGTGACGGTTCTACCCCCTCCCAAAGAAACCCTGCTTCTGCAGAACTATCCCAACCCGTTCAATCCCGAAACCTGGATACCCTTCCAGCTTTCAAAAGATAGCAGTGTGGTGATAAGGATATACGACCTGAGGGGGAGGCTGGTCAGAAAACTCGATCTGGGTCT